Part of the Puntigrus tetrazona isolate hp1 chromosome 10, ASM1883169v1, whole genome shotgun sequence genome is shown below.
GGAagtgtctctttctttctcgttAACAGCCTCTCCCAGGTGTAAGACATTGTCTTTCAGAACATACTTAAGCGAATGCAGTGTGTTATTTTGCTGTCAGAAACTACATTGGGGacgatatttatttatttaagtcaACCACGTATTACCGCCTGACGTTGAGAACTCAACTCAAccaacgattttttttttccccagtctGGGTTTCGTGAACATGAAAAGGCTCCGTATGTTTTAGCAGTTTGACTCCGGTGTGTATGCGAACACTTCAAAGCAGCTGCGCAGAGACTGAGattcatatttgaattgaatttcaTATCTCTAGTGTCGCCTTCTCCCACAATAGGACACAAACGACTATAAATACATCAGAGCATCGGCATTTCAGGGAAGATGAGGTTTGAATTTGCAAAGAAGGGCATCAACATGCTCTACAGTGTGGCTTATTGTACCCAAGCAAAGTACTGGGAAATCAGACACATTTCAGCTCTTCGGTGATAATGAGACAGTTGCAGCATGACGTGATTTACCCAAGTAACTCTTTGTTGTTTCAGGATCAAGAATCCCATCCAACTAATCAAgtcagttgtttttgttgtagttttgttttgagGAATCATAGACAGCCCTTCTCTCTTGAGAGCTTTAATACAGATTATGACTTGTCATGTTTTGagtcatattttaatgttttctggtTCAGATGACAGCCTAAGCTCAGACAGCGAGGTTCTGGAGATTCCCTTCATCAGCAGATATAGAGCAGGAGTGTATGAATGCACCGCATCCAACGACATTGCAGTGGACACACAGACTGTTGAGCTCACGGTCAACTGTAAGTATACTGTGAAATGAAATCAACGttacatacatataatttatgtaaacttttacgatttaattaaataaatataaaataagaaattatatatatatatacaacttttAAGGAAATGTCACAGACTGCAAAATaattatctgtatttatttaaacctataaataaacagaaacctTTAGGATTCagaaccttttattttattgaaataaatagaaaacatgaccaaaaaaaatgtgtagcgaaatgcattcaaataaatataattttaaaaagtctttaagtCTTTTGAACTTCACTTTATGTGTACAAAGTTTATTCATCcgttcatctgtttttttttatttatttcatttactaattcatataatttgtaaataaaagtcTTGAAAcgcaaaataaaagcatcatcAATAGTGATCTAATACTTTTGATCCTGCTTCATGTGCacaaattctatttaatttggtatgcttgtttgttttttgcactaTGATGGTCACTAACAGTCTCTAACAGAGATCCTGTATGTGGTATTGTGTGTTTAGACCCTCCCAGTGTTTCAGATGGCAGAGATGTTGGTGTGACCCTGGGTCAGAGAGGTGTCCTGCAGTGTGAAGCAGATGCTGTACCCGAGGCAGATTTTGAGTGGTACAGAGATGACAGGAGGTATGGTATATCACTTCAGGATATTCTGCTTCATCTGTTCCTTTCTTTGGGATAAAACCATAACCTTAATGtaactgtgttgtgtgtgtgtgtgcttctttttatttatttacttatttaactaGGAAGGTCCCGTTGAGATACAATATCTCTTCTACCAGGAAGTCCTTGTCAAGATAGGCAGCAAAGGACAAAGTTACAAAGAAATACATATCCCCCACACAACGAACAAtcacaaaatgcaattttctaaaaaataaaacaaattctaGTCACCTCACTGAATTCTTTTTGCAATAACTGTAGCTTTACAGTAGACAATAATAATGCCCTTTTGATATTTGGTATTTTCAGTGATGACagtaatttagtttagtttacagTGTTATTAATAATCTAGCTGCTGTTGCTTAGAGTTGCTAGCTATTTAATTCTTATCTAAgtagacaaacacaaaactacATCCTTGTATGAAACTAACCTTCACTCGAAGCCCTAGCCTGTTGTCTTCTGATCCACTCCATTCTCGAGTCTCTCATTGATTTCTCTGATAGAACCCGAAAAGTAACCTTTGGGGCGGATGAAGAGCAAGCGCAAGCTGATGCTCGTTGCCAGCCAAGACTAACCGATTCATGATTTATTATAGAGTTGCCATCGAATGGTGATCCACCGAAGCTCCAATAAAGTAATGAGCCTGGTTTGAAAATGCAAGAAGTAGAAAGTACACATATTCGTGTTCAAATGTAAGCTGTAAAAGTAAAACGtagtcagaaaaataaatagtgaaGTAAAGTACAGATACCAGAAAAATCTACTTCAATGCATCTACTTAAGTATTTGTACTTCGTTTCTTCCCAGCTCTGCATAAAAGTGTACATTTGCTGGCTCAACTCCTTTACCAGGTTCATTCGTATAGATGGAAAATAAAATTGGCCCCAGAATCCATCCTTGAGGAACACCTGTCTTcacttttaaaagcagaaacatAATTATCTATGGATACACAGAGTCCTTCCTAGTCAAATAATTACAGAAGCACTAATAAAGTGTTTGTGTACACGCTGTAATTTCCTTTTCAATGtacagttttgtgtgtgtgtgtgtactagaTGTGTACAGAAGCAGCTAGAGTGCTCTGTATTTCCTGTCTATCTGTCAGATGTATAATATTGGATTTGACATTGTGAGGTGAAGgacaaatatttttcagtagTTGTACATGTCTGACTAGATGTGCTGTCATTTGTTCActgtttttaacagcaaaatactgttaaaaacagATGCGATGAGTGCCTTTGAGTGCCTTTGGCTGGAATGTGTCTCAGTATGTTCTCTCAAACTGTCTTTGATGTCAAGTGAAGAATAAGTTGTCACAATGTTGTATCATAATTAAATGTGCAGAAGCGCGCGTGTACTTGTCCCTCTGCGTGCCACTGCCAGTAATTTAATCCTGCAGTTTTGCCCGCTTTTAATGTATCCAAGCCCGCCGCAATCTGCGTCCGAAAATGTTGATGCTGTCATAAATGTAACCTCTAGCTTCAAAGCAAGCTCTGATGTAGCGTAAACAAGGCCAGGCTGATTCAAGTCTCTCCATTTGCTGACTGTTTCCCAGGATCTTCAATGGCTTTGATGGCATTGAGATCGAGGATGCCGGAGCATTTTCAAAGCTGACATTCTTCAACGTGTCCGAGGCAGACTATGGCAATTACACCTGTGTCGCTATCAACAAACTTGGGAGCGCTAACACAAGTATCATCCTATACGGTACGTTTCAGTAGTTGCTGGTTTCAGTCAGGTCTTAAAGTCTGTTTTGAGCCTCCTTTGCTTTTTAAACTTGTTGAagtacttgtttttgttttttgcttaatCTTCCATTCAACAAAAGCTGAACGAAAGCAGCACTTCAAGCTGATAATGTTCCTGTAAACACTATGAATTTTCCTTTTGGTGGTTTCTGACCCATTCGACTATTAATCTTTGAGATTTTCATCTCAGGATTCTCCTTCATTTCCTTTtgattcatgtttttgtgtttgtttttgttgatgtaGAAATAATTGAACCCACTAGTTCGACGCTATTGCAAGGTTAGTAGAGTGCATGGGAATGTGGCCTCCTAAAGCATGTTCCAGCGTGTTTAATACGCAAAGAAGATGCAAACATGATTATTTTCACATCAACCGCAATGTGACAAGGCCAAGTCGTTGATACGGCGCTCAAGTTCATCGGCGAGGGCGGCTCACAAAATTTCCCTGATTTGAACAGGGTAATATAATTGTCGTGCCTCGTCTGACAGAATGTGATTGTCAGATTGTAAATTGGCCACTAGCTGTTCCTATTAAGAGGGTTATTAGCTTAAAATCCCATTTTGTAATGTCAATAATATATTCAGCGCATTGAGTGACAGTCTGAATTGGCGCTCTGGGATTGGCGGGATACTGACATGCCTCAATCTGCCTTCAGTCACTGTGGGTTGATGAATGGGTCTCTGTTTTCTGTAGCCTAAAcatgtttctctttctcctctgtCACTTTCTTTCCTCTCTAACCTTCCTCCACCATGGCATGGCTTCATTATGTCAATGCATGCTTTCATCTGCTGTTTGTAAGTACATGTTTGCATCATATGATGTCTTTTGATGTTTGTTGAACTGTGAGTGATTCATTATTACTCAGCTGATGAGAAAAGTACTTAAAAGaaaattgtcataatttatttgcaatCATACTTCTgtggaactgaaaaaaaaaagaatgctgtTTCCTAACCAATGTAATTACAGTGAACAGAGACTGGACAGAACAGACAGAAAAGCAACATCAAAGTATCATAAAAAGTAGTCCATATGCCTCGTGCGCTAAAGTTTTCTGAAGTTATACAGTAGTTGGGGAGCAGTAGTGATGCCCGATTCATAAAAGAATGATTCTTTTGAGttgaacattattaatgaattttaattctcaaaaaatatagtttattcgACTGCTTTTAcgatattttattacttttatagtaCTTTTGCATACTTTTTCATTACAGTAGCATGGAAAAGAACCAGTGTATCATTCCACAGAAGTATCTCATAGAATTTTGGAATAACATGATGGTGGGAAATTAATGACAAACATTCTCATTTTTGGCTGAGCTGTAAATCAtcttaaatgtacatttgcCCCTTACAAAAAGTGCCATGGACTTGCTTGGACATACAAACCATGGTAATACACAGTGGTTTATGGTACACTCTAAAAAAAGCTGTCTGTGgctgtaccttttcaaaaggttcAAATATTTACCAAAggtttacattttcaaaagttacagactcagtgacagcttttatacattttttctgagTTTGTACATAAATGATACATTCCAGTTGTATTAATATATCAACAGAAATTACCATTGTACTGCCACAGTAGGAGAGACCTCGGTCAAtataactttttacattttactctGACCACTGCAATTTGTCCATCTTGTGATATCAAACCTATGAATGCGCTAAATGGATGTTGCCattaacacacatttacagagaAAAATCATACtgaattatttgtcattttaaaatggcagcTAATAAtgtcattgtcatttatttactactgaatagtttatagttttgtattgtactaattattttatctaagttgaatatgtttaatagctgagatattttttataattttttataatatacattataaaaacataatcacATAATCAGTATATTtgagtattatatattttttctaatatatactaaaatatactgATTATGTGCTCACGAACAACATTTTCCTGAACAGAAATAATATTCAttacatattttgaagataGATTTTTAAATTCACAACAACAAATGTTGTTGATCTCAGTATTGAGataaatgttagaaaatataatatattttagtcagtaatattttattataatttttttaaacgcatttttctttaaaactcaAATTTTTTACGTTTCTGACAAACcaatacactttttttcagaCAGATAGTCTTTACTGAGCATATATGCAGAATAAATATTGCTCAAACTTGTTTGTGattgaaaatgtatgtgttATAATTGCCTCCGGTCTTTCCTACTTTTTTGTAAGGGGTCGTTCTTCACCTGCATATGTTGTTGATGGTTGTTACTGATTTGTCCTTGCATTGTCCTTTAATATTTCTTCTCTGCCAAGAATAGAAATCTTGTCCTGACCAACTTTTCTCCACTGTCTGGCCTAAAAAAAGCGTGGGATTGGTAACCATGTCCTCTCCGGAGAGTCattaattgcattgaatttgATTGTGAGAACCTCACATTAGTATAATTACACTTGTGCAGGATTTACTCTAAGCTGTGGCTGCAGAATAATTGGATAGCTGTCCCTAAAGAAAGCCTACCGTACTCTCCGAAATCCAGGGGAAATTAGACTTCAGTCTAAAAGGCCCATCAAAGAGAAAGATTTAATAGACATCAATGCTAATACCATGacataacatttgttttgttgggaCTGAATATTGCTGCTCTCTAATAGTGATCGTTCACACAAAACGTGAATGGAAAAAGATGATACAAACTTCTTTTCCAaccaggtttaaaaaaaagtaatgttttaactctttgtgtgtatgtatatactagGGGTTGCGTGACTACTGTTCTTTTACTAATTGACTAGTTggccaaaaaagaaaactggTCTGTTGTGTTGTACATTAAATAACATGCCACATGCCATTCAGCTATCAGCCGTCCAAATAAGGATGTCTACCCTGTATACAGCACATTCAATATAGACATGCAATAACAAGAATATATCCCATGCAGCTTAGATGATGTTGGCAATATATCCACTGCCAGATATCATGCTGCTTATGTTGTGATGAACGGTGTATAAAAACACCTCATACTCACGTATAGTTTCTTTCAGCCTCCGGACAGTGTttagagcagtgtgtgtgtgggattaTGAAGGAACACGATGCATCATTTACACATTATCCTACAATCCGGAAAAGATGATTTCTCCGTAATATTTCGAAAAGTCAGTCAATCAAGAGTCGCGAGGCGTGAATCAAGCCAACCCGTTCTGAGATGAAATCAAAGATGGTAATGACATGAtggagctaaaaaaaaaaaaaaaaaaaaatcttttaagaCAACCCACAAAGGTaaacaaatggaaaaatataacaatttacaTTGAAATAGTCAGTAGTCTTTGCCTTTTTCCTGATAAGACAGTGTAGCTTTAAGTGTGAAATTCTATTATTGATTAAACTCTGCactgcaaacattttaaatacataaataaataaaatagtgtaTGTCTTGACGCCATTCGCAATGCTTTATGGGAGTGGGTGGTTGTTAATGAGCTCTTTTGCCTTGGATCTCATTTCCATGGTAACCATAGTTCCTCTGAAGGATTGATCCGAGGAGGATTGTGAGTAATGTAGTTCTTCACTGAGAATGTGGCTATCAAACatgatttttcaattatttatttcttttgaataaaGCTGGAATTACACAGACTTGTTGCCTttgtacatacatattttatcattaagTGTATGGTAGACCTGGCTTGAAAGGATTATatgttaaaaatcaatttctctatggagaaaatgaatgggatttcTTCTCTGGAACCCAGCTATTGCTTTCCTTTGAACAAACAAAGCTGAAGTCATGTGATCTGTGAATTTAACTCATGATCAAAGAAGCCATTAGCAGAGCTAACTAAGTAGTTGACTAGTCAGTACAACCCTtaagtataaatatacacacatgtggTATTTCAACATTGAACGTCTGAAAATGATATATTGGAGAGTGTTTAACTAAAACTACATAAAAGTAACCCAAAGGCTACTAGCAACTAGCATAATACAGAGCTAAATCTCACAATACCActtatttgcattaaaaccacaagaaatatttttccaaaaataaaaaaaaattataaaaaaaaaaaaaaattataaaaaaaaaaaaatatatatataaataaataaaacactgtgttAGGACcattaaaatatgtactttGGTGTAATCCCCCAACCCCAGGGCATTTAATGCACCATAAGTTAAaggaatttttgttttgttgaccAAAAGTCTTATGATCAAATTAACCCATTTTTGCAGAATccaaaaatatttgtactgacctcaaacagcatttaatgacaataatatacatatatatatatttaatatttcgtTACGTATAATAATATCTGCTTTTggtattattacaaattaatgcGTTGAatcagtattatttaaatattgcgTCACAATGTttatcatttccattttttacTATGACAAACACACAGTTGTCTTGGTGGCACTTGAAGCATCTGTTCTACTTCTCTGCTTTAGTAATCTGGTTAAACTGCACCTCCActgattattttgtttatatgcaACTGCAATTACGGCTGACCTCGGCGGTTGACTGGTCAAGGATGCGGCGTACAGTAGGGTAATAATGGTGGGAGCACAGGGAGACTGGATGTGCTGGTTTGAAATGAGAAGAACAGATGCTCCTATGTTACAAATGTGACCACTAAAGACTCTCGCTTAGGCATTAATCTGTCGAGCTGGAGCGCTTTCGTCCCAGTTAGATGACCCGCTACCACAGCAGAGCCAGCTAAACCATGCCAAAATACTCTAGATTGACTTGATTAATATTTGTAGGCAACAACATCTCATTTAGACTAAAATATGTGCCTAATGGGAATGATGTACTATAGTGAGTTCATATTGCATGTTGTGTCTTtctataaagtgttttgttATATAATCTCTCTTTTAGCAGACACGGCTTCAGTTTTAGACATGACTTCATCCGATTTAGAGCAAACAGCCTTTGAAAACAATGATTTGTCGGAAGGTTTGTGATACACAAGCTACTAAATACTACTAATCGCACTACAAACTCATCAACAAATAGGAGATGCTGTGATATACTAACATAGATTTTAACGTTACTAGAAAATATCAGTTTAGCGCTGTAAAGCTAGAAAACGCTGGCGGCTGACAACGAATGGAGATCATATTGAGGAAGTAAGATAAAATCAGAAGTGCAGATGCGTAGGTGAGCGCCCTACATAAGAGTTCATGCCATGTTACAGACAGTCGGAAGAATGAAAACCAGGCAGTTTACAGCACAGTTGGAGACggggttgtttttttctgacgCGTGTGAATCTTTCCGATGCTTTAGGACCCGGAGCAGTTCAGGATGGCAACAGCGGCACGTCAACGGTCTTCACACCCACCTGTCTACTTCTCGTCGTACTTCTACAACTCTTGCTCAAGTTTTGATGCCGAAGATGTTTCCATTGGCTAAAGATCACCGTTTGCGTGACATCGCTCTCATCTTGGAGTCACAAAGCGTGCATGGGTTACCGAAAATGCCCAAAAATGTGCATGGGGTACCCAAGTACTTCCTTTTAATAAAGTAATCATGCGtttcttttgtttataataGAGTTTAATAATGTAACTTCTCTTACATTGCTAATTGTCGCACTGTTTTGCCCCACTGGATACGGTTTGTATTCACTAAACGCAAATGACAGAGAGGcatgtttaatttgaaatatttaatttaatttattttggtgaCTGTCGTTTTAATTTAACTCTGTAACCCTTAAAAATTCATGTAGAATACATGGGATTGGGAAGTAAATCATTCAAGTCCAAGGCATGCGATAAGGAAGGGCATATGTCtccagtttttcttctttttttatcgtcgctatatttttactgtatcatAACTGTACAGCCGATcaaaataagcagcaaaaaacacacaaacgtgTACTTctaatctttattttaccatttaacacacacaaacaaaacaatgcagTACATATcaggttgtttttattttgatgaccAGAATGGCACAGTTGGACTATGCAGAATCAtataaaagctctatataaatagatttatttagaaCGCAAATTTATATACTAAACATTTTAGTGTATAAGGGGTATGTATTGAAGTCGGAGAGCTTGTGATAGGtgtaatacatacatattggATCCAATTTGAAAGCCCAAAGAGCAATCTGCtaatagagtttttttttgttttttttttgttagtttttcaaATGTTGAATTCTATCCAGAGTTATACGAACCAAACCGGGCGCttaaatgatcattattatttaaaaacacgtCGTTCCTGCTAACATCtctgtatgtatatgcatatatataactTGTACAAAGGGAAAATATGCACACttgtttttactaaaattgTGAAACTGTTTAATACAATGCAacgttttctatttttgttattcCCTTTTTTCGGAagctgtgtaatttatttctcaAATGGTATTATGGTAGATGCCAGCTCATTGCCGTTGCTCATTGTGAAATCTGACGTCTAAATATCGTGCGTTTGGAAAAAGCAGATGAGACTCATTGCCCTTCATCATCTCATCATGAGCAGATGTCCAGACGTTCTTTgtattctgggaaaaaaaagcaagaattcattttaaagttagTTGACCTCAAACCTATATTGcaattttcttaaatttttttttttggctatttttGATAGGATGTATGCCtaatgtttcacattttttcatttgaaggaATAGTTCTGGCAAAGACTAAATctctcatcatttattcactctcatgCTTTTCCAAAGAGAAAGGTAAAAGAGCCAAGACATTCAGAACGACttgcaacttaaaaaaatatataaatcatagaGGTTTTGAAATGACTTgcgggtgagtaaatgatggcagtcTTCATTTTTGTGCGAACAATTCTTTAAATATCATGAACCACATGTCAGATGGGAATCAGTCTGTCATTAGTCCAGTGGATTTTAAGCACAAACTGTATGTTAATGAAAGGGAATGTGATGTATGTGAAGTTTAATGAGTGACGGTGTGTTTTCTTCCCCCAAACTTGTATTGTTCAgcattttggcatttttttttcttcaaaatgcgGGGACCACAACCAGATTAAGAGCAGTTGACGCGCGTTTCGTAAATCTGTGAGGCTAAAACTGTCACGACAGTCAGAAATCCACACGTTTATTCcagcattttgatttaaaaacacaagcatTTGACGATAAGTAATGACTGAGTTCCTGTGTGGAAAAGATTTTGATCAACGAGATCGTATCAAGAGAAACACAAGGCTCATCTGTTCATGGCTGTAATTCAGTTCACATGTCCAAGTTGGTGTGATGAATTGACTTAATTCCCACCATCCCAACCTTTAAAACAACCAGCCTGGAGAAGTTCATTTTGATCTCTGGTGGTTTCCTGAAGGGGAGcaaattaagtattttaacTCCTTGTATTGTAAAGAATTTGTTGCGTCATATGTTTTTCCTTTAATGGAGATGGTGTGTTCATATTTAAGacttacaataataaaatgttgtatcTAAATCCAATTGGTCTGCGGTCTTATTGTAAACCTaaaagaaaggagagagagaatgatgtATTAACGTACCTTGATGCGCTTTTTAGAGACACGAAATGTGTACCAAAAAGACCgcatcactgcagtttccaaaggaaacactagaggcagtaacaTTTATACaccttttattgcttttcacacaaatttacagagttttgattaataatgtgcataattttcacacaattactttgTTCAGTGgctcacagagtacagagatgcacttgagagacgaggagctcaGGTTCAAATCCCGTGTAACtacagttcaacaaaacagttcacaTCTGTGTGAAAGGAAGTTAAAACGGCGCAGTTGCATCAACAGATGGGTTTTTaggtttttgcatttgttagcTCTATCTGGTAGGTTAAGGGTTGGATTTGATGTAGTGCAtgtttccaacatgatagaacatttcacttttagcaacagtacacggatatttcaattcttaACCCCCGCAATAAATACCTatgtcaatattttaaaaatgtgccaaaTTTCACACATTGAACTTGTGTTTAAGTGCCATTTCTCTCTGAAATTGCATaaaaacgtgcagtaaggcacgtaaaaactgttgcacaaaaagtgcacagaagtacaaatttttatgagaccaggttgaaaaCATACGTGCATATGATCTCCTCGTCGGTTGCATGAATGTCTTTGCACCACTGCATAACAACTTCATTTTTGTGTAGACAAACTCGTTGAAACCAGAGCAAATCCACAGCAACACATGCTGATTCAAAATCAATAATCCAAATCCCTGATTCTGAGAACACTTAAGCAGCACCTCGATCTTCTGGTGTCGGTATGGTTAGTGTTTTAAAGGGATTTGACAGACACGGCCTGTGGGAGTGATGCACATGAGCTCTAAGTGCTGAACTCGAGAAGGAAGCTGTGAGATCCATTCTGAATGACGTGAGAGCCGTCTGTGATTGAAGTCAAAAAAGGCTTCGGTGAGGACTCTTAATTAAAGCCTCGCGTTtcactgtctttttatttattttttttctcctcccgTGATTGTTCGTTGTAGATGATGGCTGTAGTATCATTCTCTGCTGCTAGTTAGAGAGGCACCAGGTGACAAACATGGCAGTATGGAAGACAATTAGGATGGCGCTGAGAGACAGCTGAAAACGCAGGTAAACAGCCGGATCAGCTTTACATATCTGAAAGAGAATGACGGCCGCAAAAAATATCAGACTGGATGGATGAATGTATTTTGGAAatcggggctagttgtcacaggGGTTTGTACTCAAAGTGAGAAGAAGATATTAGATTTCCAGCTGCACAAATGATTGTTTTCTctaattgtgctttttgaataGCAGctacaaaacaaactaattaaaatctGCTGAAACATTATGAGTTTTATCTTCAAACTAAACTCTCTTTATTGTCAATTTAGGCAATCAGTCAATAACTACTTAATAAAGAATTATGGTCTGATATTTAAAGTTAGTACTTCATATAAAGttgcttaaaattaaatgttaactaaaatatagacagtaaaacaactaaaatgacAGATAAGACAAAATTACTAATGttaaaatcaaaaaagaaaatataaaatcaaatgccttattaaaaattatttatgagcTCTATATATGCCAAGTTATTGCGCATTGTAAATATGGGTGATATAagattatacataattatacatgacaaaatatttcataaaatattgtgataaaatgattaattacaatatatatatatttatatataatttttttgtaatattttacttcttatattttatttagcctatattatttgaattatataaaaaaatagtatgtttGCCAAAACAAtggttaatatttttgcatgttcCCTAATATATTGCAGCTATTTGCTATTTCTTcattccttttatttttcttcttcttctatgCTGTTTACATTTTGCTGAAACCCCACTACACAGGCAAAAGATTATTTAATGGCAGGATCAGATTACAGCATACTGTTATTAGAACATGCTGTCACAGATAGCAtctttatcactttttttttttttctctgaaccTTTTTCATTGCCAAGACTTTAATGTTCCTATAAAGGAATTACCATAATCCTTCCGTGAGACtgtaactataaatataaatttacttGGATTCCAAGAAGAAATTGTGAAAGATGTCGCAAGTAGAATTTGGCTTTTAACAAACAAGCGGCAGATGTTGAAATTGAATATTCATCGAGTTTTACGACGGGGGTAGTGGAGgtgagaaaaatgttatgtaactTGGCGATTTCTTGCCAATCCTTTGTCTATAGGCTATTAATGTTCGACATGAAAACAAAAGATGGAAGCCAGGGAATGATCACCTTTTATGCTTGGAGGTGAAGGTAGACAATCACCTCCCTTGAAGCAAACAAAAGCCTGCTCAGTTCCTCCCTTCTGTATTCCCGGAGGACTTCTTTATCTTAGTGCCCAGGAGCGGCGTTTTGGAACACGCTATGAGAGCTGCTTATTCTGAAAgacaaatatatgaataaataagcatttataCAGACCGCATTAACTTGACATGACATTTCTTGGCCGCATTATCTTTAGGACCGCAGCCAAACCGTGAGCGTATCGTCAATAGAGCAGGACCAGTGCGAGCAGAGATGTGCTAACAAGGTAAACtgccttttaaaa
Proteins encoded:
- the ntm gene encoding neurotrimin isoform X4 is translated as MKMVACGCCAASWRRCVVMSLRLLFLLPAGLPVRSQGESQSDNKQMDNITIRQGETLFLSCLQGDFVTHTAWLNRSSILYAGEDKWSVDPRVSLVTLNQDEFTIKIEDVDLTDEGQYICAVQTSSRPRTTSVHIIVQVPPKIVNLSKDLVVNEGSNVTLMCLANGKPEPAIGWRMLSPSDDSLSSDSEVLEIPFISRYRAGVYECTASNDIAVDTQTVELTVNYPPSVSDGRDVGVTLGQRGVLQCEADAVPEADFEWYRDDRRIFNGFDGIEIEDAGAFSKLTFFNVSEADYGNYTCVAINKLGSANTSIILYEIIEPTSSTLLQGPGAVQDGNSGTSTVFTPTCLLLVVLLQLLLKF
- the ntm gene encoding neurotrimin isoform X3, which gives rise to MKNPVYWVVLAGISIALIQQGLPVRSQGESQSDNKQMDNITIRQGETLFLSCLQGDFVTHTAWLNRSSILYAGEDKWSVDPRVSLVTLNQDEFTIKIEDVDLTDEGQYICAVQTSSRPRTTSVHIIVQVPPKIVNLSKDLVVNEGSNVTLMCLANGKPEPAIGWRMLSPSDDSLSSDSEVLEIPFISRYRAGVYECTASNDIAVDTQTVELTVNYPPSVSDGRDVGVTLGQRGVLQCEADAVPEADFEWYRDDRRIFNGFDGIEIEDAGAFSKLTFFNVSEADYGNYTCVAINKLGSANTSIILYEIIEPTSSTLLQADTASVLDMTSSDLEQTAFENNDLSEGPGAVQDGNSGTSTVFTPTCLLLVVLLQLLLKF
- the ntm gene encoding neurotrimin isoform X1 → MKMVACGCCAASWRRCVVMSLRLLFLLPAGLPVRSQGESQSDNKQMDNITIRQGETLFLSCLQGDFVTHTAWLNRSSILYAGEDKWSVDPRVSLVTLNQDEFTIKIEDVDLTDEGQYICAVQTSSRPRTTSVHIIVQVPPKIVNLSKDLVVNEGSNVTLMCLANGKPEPAIGWRMLSPSDDSLSSDSEVLEIPFISRYRAGVYECTASNDIAVDTQTVELTVNYPPSVSDGRDVGVTLGQRGVLQCEADAVPEADFEWYRDDRRIFNGFDGIEIEDAGAFSKLTFFNVSEADYGNYTCVAINKLGSANTSIILYEIIEPTSSTLLQADTASVLDMTSSDLEQTAFENNDLSEGPGAVQDGNSGTSTVFTPTCLLLVVLLQLLLKF
- the ntm gene encoding neurotrimin isoform X2, which gives rise to MKMVACGCCAASWRRCVVMSLRLLFLLPAGLPVRSQGESQSDNKQMDNITIRQGETLFLSCLQGDFVTHTAWLNRSSILYAGEDKWSVDPRVSLVTLNQDEFTIKIEDVDLTDEGQYICAVQTSSRPRTTSVHIIVQVPPKIVNLSKDLVVNEGSNVTLMCLANGKPEPAIGWRMLSPSDDSLSSDSEVLEIPFISRYRAGVYECTASNDIAVDTQTVELTVNYPPSVSDGRDVGVTLGQRGVLQCEADAVPEADFEWYRDDRRIFNGFDGIEIEDAGAFSKLTFFNVSEADYGNYTCVAINKLGSANTSIILYEIIEPTSSTLLQDTASVLDMTSSDLEQTAFENNDLSEGPGAVQDGNSGTSTVFTPTCLLLVVLLQLLLKF